From a region of the Dictyostelium discoideum AX4 chromosome 2 chromosome, whole genome shotgun sequence genome:
- the hspK gene encoding heat shock protein Hsp20 domain-containing protein, whose protein sequence is MTMEFDPRRERRKVQKKMNVFDHRLISSNSNHRINIWRPTVSIKDNKTHISIIFELAGISRDQISIEVTKENTLVITGEKKSKGGLNNLPSSSSSINSDSTTNTNTNTTTTTTTAPPPPSDAQLKNIITIGKFIRSYKLPPGTDSSKIKATMDDGLLEIIIPKDTPSEDRLKIPIQSKL, encoded by the exons atgact atggAATTCGACCCAAGACGTGAAAGGAGAAAAG TGCAAAAAAAGATGAATGTGTTTGATCATAGACTCATCTCAAGTAATTCAAATCATAGAATAAATATTTGGAGACCAACAgtatcaattaaagataacAAAACTCATATATCaattatatttgaattaGCAGGTATTAGTAGAGACCAAATTTCAATCGAAGTTACAAAAGAAAATACTTTAGTAATTACTGGCGAAAAGAAATCTAAAGGcggtttaaataatttaccatcatcttcatcatcaatcAATTCAGATTCAACTACTAACACTAACACTaacacaaccacaaccacaacaacagctccaccaccaccaagtGATgcacaattaaaaaatataattacaaTTGGAAAATTCATTAGATCTTATAAATTACCACCAGGTACAGATTCTTCAAAGATTAAAGCAACAATGGATGATGGTCTattagaaattattattccaAAAGATACTCCATCTGAAGATAGATTGAAAATtccaattcaatcaaaattgtaa
- the med26 gene encoding hypothetical protein, giving the protein MIIKKKKDWRTQLFNRSQKKTIERMRKERNNQSVEMDSHTFNNNNNNNNNNNINNNNNINNNNNNNNNNNNNNNSINNYGHQHLNSSSSSQSFQDQLVQDLQSILMAQQHNIISPQLQQQQQQQQQQQPSFNSNNNNNNNTNTYNFQPEAIENNNIGINSNGYNPIQQQFQQQHQLQQQIQQQQIQFQNQNQNQQTHQNRQLQQQQQHQIQQLQLQQQLQQQLQQQQQHQQQLQQQMQHQQMQQQQIPHHQQNQQLQQQQQQQVPHQQQNQLIQQQQQQQQQQQQQQQHQQHQQHQQHQQQHQQHQQQHQQHQQQHQHQHQQQHQQQQQPQNQQQQQPQNQQMQQQQQQNQQMQQQQQQNQQMQQQMQQQQQLQQQQQILQQQQQIQQQQQQQQQILQPQQQPQQQQQQQQLLQQQQQQQLMQQQQQQQQQQQQQQQQQQQQQQQQQQQQQQQPQQQQQIQQQQPQQQPQQQQQPQQQQSQQQPQPQQQQQQQQQQQQQQQQIQQQYVDDNGDNTLLIFISNMCRNVEIPAFSVQPDQYYQYFVEKIVVIWSDLISSSGSTKMTHEETQQQKSSLFEQCRRIIVTYPHFFNQIITERFIFDLEDLNSKISDIFKQFNNNNNNNNNNAIENSPIMAEQYKRFQTDYIIKFDQLQCFKFPDYSLSSIISTLNPSPLRQQQQQQQQQQQQQQQQQQQQQQQQQQQIQIQNQTIPIPPSPQPTQQYQPITQLDQQPQPQPQPQLQQQLQQTILDNNNNNNTNNTNNTNTINNNLDISNDIINSSNNIGLCSSPISLENEKGNNNNNNNKINNNNNTSSSSSITIPINNTTSSPINKNINDDINNNNNNNNSNNNNNNNNNNNNNNNNNNTNTNNEIKKTNNDISTNLSMPTVVDLNSSNNITSSTFLLNPNINNNNNNNSSGGGGSSSSSNSNSSSPNIPNKPKKPVKSNSKKVIDLLEDNDSDSSDSSDSSDSSDSSDSSDSSDSDSSDSSDSSDSSDDEKKKKPKKPIVNKKNLVKTNTSTNSKDSKPASTATSTTTTTTNSKPSITQPTSKIKPSSTIPSQPTSITTKKKPENSTTSLPASTSSSSPSNTVIKSSPPISKTLPTPTSTTSLSSSSSATVNKPIPPTTKKPISTINNNTLNNNTNSSINKIASNSTSTLGNKNLGTPSNYNNNNNNIGAEKKKEKALTLTESQLTNEKELPSLTDYIAQLNKIKKSNTTSGVTNSNNNNNNNNNNNNNNNNNNNNNNNNNKGTTTSTTTVINDPNKKKISWKDEKGGCSVVDRVPMFIQEFSECVTWPRIREFLIVIDSKMSNACKKRFLELGGLANIHTVLKYSQETVTIPRDTIIALKGLKGLPVTVEHLHAEKLIGKTIRSFKKHSNPNVKEYAEELESEWMYLIKGGATSNTSSTTSSASSSSSSSISNGNNSDKKRNRDQPITDTSKKLKSSSSSSSSSSSSSSSTNARSSSPVPNTQLPPKKSIIKEYDDLFMNKLSTPSSSSSSSSSSSSSSTTTTTTSTGSTIPLSPPPSSSSSSNNNNSLSPIMTFKTKQSIAAAAAKKQQTQELSDSTAKSLSSNGATTKLFAAMVDKKSQTKPGGGSGGSSNVSGKSDSSQTLLESIGISWDTPTKEEEDLTPVPDPNRRKSSKGKVSVKWLSDEKLVNVKEFCKEEIADAKANEEYELEQSKRFELETERLLGFKPMKATLEWKKPIPIEDTQLPDIKLYGSESLEKDIQFERENFTLMEFYIGSNIPDTPKEPDDEQKDYDDKDVLIIPSGDINDVFDDSKINELMNVIPPILSDQINDDNIINNNNNTHSNSPDENNTKMINDENNDPNNTGSSNKVVEMIANIDPNNNNNNNNINNNNNIINNINNNNNNNMNNNNMGNMNNMGNMNNQFNNMNNNNNNNQFNNGYNNNNNNNNNNNNNNNNNNNNMMGYNNGYNMNNGNQFNNNYNGVYQNNGFNNFNNQYNNGQYNGYNNSNGQFNNNNNNVYNNNNNNQFNNNFNQYNNNNNNNFNQNFNNGFNNNNNNNNQYNNGYNNFNNNNNYGNMNNYNNNNNNYYNNNNNNNNNNNNNQSYS; this is encoded by the exons atgatt ataaagaaaaaaaaggaCTGGAGAACTCAACTGTTCAATCGtagtcaaaaaaaaactatagaACGTAtgagaaaagaaagaaataacCAAAGTGTTGAAATGGATAGCCACacctttaataataataataataacaataataataataatattaataataataataatattaataataataataataataataacaataataataataataataatagcattAATAACTATGGGCATCAACATCttaattcttcttcatcatcacaaAGCTTTCAAGATCAGCTTGTTCAAGATTTACAAAGTATTTTAATGGCTCAACAACACAATATAATATCTccacaattacaacaacaacaacaacaacaacagcaacaacaaccatcttttaatagtaacaacaataataataataacaccaACACATATAATTTCCAACCAGAAGCAAttgaaaacaataatataggtattaatagtaatggaTATAATCccatacaacaacaatttcaacaacaGCATCAATTACAACagcaaatacaacaacaacaaattcagtttcaaaatcaaaaccaaaatcaacaaacacATCAAAACCGACAattacaacagcaacagcaacatcaaatacaacaattacaattacaacaacaattacaacaacaattacaacaacaacaacaacaccaacaacaattacaacaacaaatgcaacatcaacaaatgcaacaacaacaaatcccacatcatcaacaaaaccaacaattgcaacaacaacaacaacaacaagttcCACATCAGCAACAAAACCAactaatacaacaacaacaacaacaacaacaacaacaacaacaacaacaacaacaccaacaacaccaacaacaccaacaacaccaacaacaacaccagcaacaccaacaacaacaccagcaacaccaacaacagcaccaacaccaacaccaacagcaacaccaacaacaacaacaaccacaaaaccaacaacaacaacaaccacaaaaccaacaaatgcagcagcaacaacaacaaaaccaacaaatgcagcagcaacaacaacaaaaccaacaaatgcaacaacaaatgcaacaacagcaacaactacaacaacaacaacaaatactacaacaacaacaacaaatacaacaacaacaacaacaacaacaacaaatactgcaaccacaacaacaaccacaacaacaacaacaacaacaacaactattacaacaacaacaacagcaacaactaatgcaacaacaacaacaacaacaacaacaacaacaacaacaacaacaacaacaacaacaacaacaacaacaacaacaacaacaacaacaacaacaaccacaacaacaacaacaaatccaacaacaacaaccacaacaacaaccacaacaacaacaacaaccacaacaacaacaatctcaacaacaaccacaaccacaacaacaacagcaacaacaacaacagcagcaacaacagcaacaacaaatacaacaacaatatgtAGATGATAATGGAGATAATACAttgttaatatttatatcaaATATGTGTAGAAATGTAGAGATACCAGCATTCAGTGTCCAACCagatcaatattatcaatattttgtAGAGAAAATTGTTGTAATATGGTCAGATTTAATATCAAGTTCAGGATCGACAAAGATGACCCATGAAGaaactcaacaacaaaaatctTCTCTTTTTGAACAATGTAGAAGAATTATAGTAACATACCCTCacttttttaatcaaatcaTTACAGAGCGATTCATTTTCGATTTAGaggatttaaattcaaaaatatccGATAtctttaaacaatttaataataataacaacaacaacaacaataatgcAATAGAGAATAGTCCAATTATGGCAGAACAATATAAAAGATTTCAAACCGAttatatcattaaatttgatCAACTACAATGTTTTAAATTCCCAGATTATTCACTATCTTCAATTATTTCAACTTTAAATCCATCACCACttagacaacaacaacaacaacaacaacaacaacaacaacaacaacaacaacaacaacaacaacaacaacaacaacaacaacaacaaatacaaatacagaACCAAACCATACCCATACCTCCTTCTCCTCAACCTacacaacaatatcaacctATTACTCAATTAGaccaacaaccacaacctcAACCTCAACCACagcttcaacaacaattacagcaaacaattttagataataataataataacaatactaataatactaataatactaataccattaataataatttagacaTAAGTAATGATATaattaatagtagtaataatattggcTTATGTTCTTCACCAATTAGTctggaaaatgaaaaaggaaataataataataataataataaaattaataataataataatactagtagtagtagtagtataaCAATACccattaataatacaacatcatcacctattaataaaaatattaatgatgatatcaataataataataacaataataatagtaataataataataataataataataataataataataataataataataataatacaaatactaataatgaaatcaaaaaaacaaacaacgaTATTTCTACAAATTTGTCAATGCCTACAGTTGTCGATTTAAAtagttcaaataatataacaTCTTCAACTTTTCTattaaatccaaatattaacaacaacaacaacaacaatagtagtggtggtggtggtagtagcagcagtagtaatagtaatagtagtagtccAAATATACCAAACAAACCCAAAAAACCAGTTAAaagtaatagtaaaaaagTTATAGATCTATTAGAAGATAATGATAGTGACAGTAGTGATAGTAGTGATAGTAGTGACAGCAGTGATAGTAGCGATAGTAGTGATAGTAGTGATAGTGACAGCAGTGATAGTAGTGATAGCAGTGATAGCAGTGAtgatgaaaagaaaaagaaaccaAAGAAACCAATTGTTAACAAAAAGAATCTTGTAAAAACAAATACATCAACTAATAGCAAAGATTCTAAACCAGCATCAACagcaacatcaacaacaacaacaacaacaaactcaaAACCCTCTATAACACAACCAACCTCAAAAATAAAACCTTCATCAACAATACCATCACAACCCACTTCTATTACAACAAAGAAAAAACCagaaaattcaacaacatcattGCCAGCAtctacatcatcatcatcaccatcaaatacagttattaaatcatcaccaccaataaGCAAAACATTACCAACACctacatcaacaacatcccTTTCCTCATCATCCAGTGCAACAGTTAACAAACCAataccaccaacaacaaagaaaccaatttcaacaataaataataatactttaaaTAACAATACCAATAGTAGCATTAATAAAATAGCATCAAATTCTACATCGACTTTaggtaataaaaatttaggaACACcttcaaattataataataataataataatattggagcagagaaaaagaaagaaaaagcaCTCACTTTAACAGAATCTCAATTAACAAATGAAAAGGAATTACCCTCATTAACAGATTATATTgcacaattaaataaaattaagaaatCAAATACTACTAGCGGGGTCACCaacagcaataataataataataataataataataataataataataataataataataataataataataataataataacaaag gaacaacaacatcaactacTACAGTAATAAATGAcccaaataaaaagaaaatttcaTGGAAGGATGAAAAAGGTGGTTGTTCAGTTGTAGATAGAGTTCCAATGTTTATTCAAGAGTTTTCAGAATGTGTTACATGGCCAAGAATTagagaatttttaattgttataGATTCCAAAATGAGTAATGCTTgtaaaaaaag atttttagaATTAGGAGGATTGGCAAATATTCATACAGTATTAAAGTATTCACAAGAAACAGTTACAATACCAAGAGATACTATTATTGCATTAAAGGGTTTAAAAGGGTTGCCTGTTACAGTTGAACATTTACATGCTGAgaaattaattggtaaaactattagatcatttaaaaaacattcaAATCCAAACGTTAAAGAATATGCAGAAGAATTGGAATCTGAATGGatgtatttaattaaagGTGGCGCAACTAGTAACACTAGTAGCACTACCTCCTCggcatcttcttcatcttcttcatcaattagtaatggtaataatagtgataaaaaaagaaatagagATCAACCAATTACTGATActtcaaagaaattaaaatcttcatcatcttcatcttcatcttcatcatcttcatcatcttcaacaaATGCAAGGTCATCATCACCAGTTCCAAATACACAATTGCCACCTAAAAagtcaattattaaagaatatgATGACTTGTTTATGAATAAACTCtcaacaccatcatcatcatcatcatcatcatcatcatcctcttcttcatcaacaactactacaaccaCTTCAACTGGTAGTACTATaccattatcaccaccaccctcatcgtcatcatcatctaataataataattcattatcacCAATAATGACATTTAAAACCAAACAATCTATTGCAGCGGCAGCAgctaaaaaacaacaaactcAAGAATTATCAGATTCAACGGCAAAATCTTTATCATCAAATGGAGCTACAACAAAATTATTTGCAGCAATGGTTGATAAAAAATCACAAACTAAACcaggtggtggtagtggtggtagtagtaatgTAAGTGGAAAGAGTGATTCATCACAAACTCTATTAGAATCAATTGGAATTAGTTGGGATACTCCCACtaaagaagaggaagattTGACACCAGTACCAGACCCAAATAGAAGAAAATCATCAAAAGGTAAAGTATCAGTTAAATGGTTATCCGATGAGAAATTGGTCAATGTCAAAGAGTTTTGTAAAGAGGAGATTGCAGATGCAAAAGCAAATGAAGAGTATGAACTTGAACAATCAAAACGATTTGAATTGGAAACTGAAAGATTACTTGGTTTCAAACCAATGAAAGCAACACTCGAATGGAAAAAACCAATACCAATTGAAGATACTCAATTACcagatattaaattatatggATCTGAGTCATTGGAAAAAGATATTCAATTTGAGAGAGAGAATTTCACTTTAATGGAATTTTACATTGGTTCAAATATACCTGATACTCCAAAAGAACCAGATGATGAACAAAAAGATTATGATGAtaaagatgttttaatcatTCCTTCTGGTGATATTAATGATGTTTTTGATGattctaaaattaatgaattaatgaATGTAATTCCACCAATTTTATCTGACCaaataaatgatgataatattattaataataataataatactcaTAGTAATAGTccagatgaaaataatactaaaatgataaatgatgaaaataatgatccAAATAATACTGGTAGTAGTAACAAGGTTGTTGAAATGATTGCAAATAttgatccaaataataataataataataacaatataaataataataacaatataattaataatattaataataataataataataatatgaataacaacaatatgggaaatatgaataatatggGCAATATGAATAACCAATTTAATAacatgaataataataataataataaccaatttaataatggctataataataataataataataataataataataataataataataataataataataataatatgatggGTTATAATAATGGTTACAATATGAACAATGGCAATCAatttaataacaattataatggtgtttatcaaaataatggtttcaataatttcaataatcaGTATAACAATGGTCAATATAATggatataataatagtaatggccaatttaataataataacaataatgtatataataataataataataaccaatttaataataatttcaatcagtataataataataataataataactttaatcaaaactttaataatggatttaataataataataataacaataatcaatataataatgggtataataattttaacaacaataataattatggtAACATgaacaattataataataacaataataattactataataataataataataataataataataataataataatcagtCATATTCTTAA
- the mcm4 gene encoding MCM family protein codes for MDPKETKTSKISFLNTTKKNNNNNNNNNNNNNNNNNNNNNNNNNNNNNNNNNNDDNNNNGENNIDIEPDDIDLLNKNDIDNIVDGIDNNNKSGSNDMKGLVFWGTTVKVEDVKERFRKFIFNFPTPKERKRFNINDINNNNNNNNNNNSEEMNDDDDYYYDEEQDKLIKKPEKVQYLYRDLLKVLNETKKCHLNINMKYLVQFDMELYLQWVSFPNEMIPLLDEEINLIYRELFPITPRNGDDEDDDDDDDEDEEDYRIELHPFNLLRKTPMRDLNPSDIDKIISISGLIIRSSSIIPEIKQAFFMCAVCEATFHANVEKGKIQEPSECSNCKSKQSLSIIHNRCLFGDKQYIKLQETPDAIPEGETPHTVALFAYGDLIDIAKPGDRVELTGVFKASPMRAGSNRSLRSIYKTYIDILHIKRTDKGKYDDDDDDHDDNTGGGGTGTGKETNENLDFEDLDEFDLSEEKEREIIELSKKPDIYDIVTKSIAPNIWELEDIKKGILCQLFGGSKKSYQDYGGKFRGDINILLCGDPGTSKSQLLSYVHKIAPRGIYTSGKGSSAVGLTAYITKDPDTKETVLESGALVLSDKGVCCIDEFDKMNDQTRSILHEVMEQQTVSIAKAGIICTLNARTSILASANPSGSRYMPKLSVVENIQLPPTLLSRFDLIYLVLDKANERSDRQLARHLVSMYWDETPVSHFTIPKETLTNYIQYARKHINPKLTDDSAKCLVQGYLEMRSMGSSKKTISATPRQLESLIRIAEAHARIRFSEFVEPLDVEEAIRLIKVALQQAAIDPENGTIDMDLITTGRSASSREAITRLKSHIKQKIGKKHLTLDQLLKLLTIQNQVQTIQQIEEIKEALRQLQDEEIIQSSGGIDPTYGVV; via the coding sequence atggatccAAAAGAAACTAAAACatcaaaaatatcttttttaaatactactaaaaagaataataataataataataataataataataataataataataataataataataataataataataataataataataataataataataataataataatgatgataataataataatggtgaaaataatattgatatagAGCCAGATGAtatagatttattaaataaaaatgatatagATAATATAGTAGAtggtattgataataataataagagtGGTTCAAATGATATGAAAGGATTGGTATTTTGGGGTACAACAGTTAAAGTTGAAGATGTTAAagaaagatttagaaaatttatatttaatttcccAACAccaaaagaaagaaaaagattcaaTATAAATgacataaataataataataataataataacaataacaatagtgaAGAAATgaatgatgacgatgattattattatgatgaaGAAcaagataaattaattaaaaaaccagAAAAAGTTCAATATTTATATagagatttattaaaagtattaaatgaaactaaaaaatgtcatttaaatataaatatgaaATATTTAGTACAATTTGATATGGAATTATATTTACAATGGGTATCATTTCCAAATGAAATGATACCATTATTAGATGaggaaattaatttaatttatagaGAATTATTTCCAATTACACCAAgaaatggtgatgatgaagatgatgacgatgatgatgatgaagatgaagaggaTTATAGAATTGAATTACATCCATTCAATTTATTAAGAAAAACACCAATGAGAGATTTAAATCCATCAGATATTGATAAGATTATATCAATTAGTGGTTTAATTATTAGAAGTAGTTCAATTATACCAGAGATTAAACAAGCGTTTTTTATGTGTGCAGTTTGTGAAGCAACTTTTCATGCAAATGTTGAGAAGGGTAAAATTCAAGAGCCATCAGAATGTTCAAATTGTAAATCAAAGcaatcattatcaatcatTCATAATCGTTGTTTGTTTGGTGATAAACAGTATATTAAACTTCAAGAAACACCAGATGCAATTCCAGAGGGTGAAACACCACATACCGTCGCATTATTTGCCTAtggtgatttaattgatattgcAAAACCAGGTGATCGTGTCGAGTTAACTGGTGTATTTAAAGCAAGTCCAATGAGAGCTGGTTCAAATAGATCACTTAGAAGTATTTATAAAACttatattgatattttacATATAAAAAGAACAGATAAAGGtaaatatgatgatgatgatgatgatcatgatgataatactggtggtggtggcaCAGGTACAGGTAAAgaaacaaatgaaaatttagattttgaagatttagatgaatttgatttatctgaagaaaaagaaagagagaTTAtagaattatcaaaaaaaccAGACATTTATGATATTGTAACTAAATCAATAGCACCAAATATTTGGGAATTagaagatattaaaaaaggtaTACTTTGTCAATTATTTGGTGGTTCAAAAAAGAGTTATCAAGATTATGGTGGAAAGTTTAGAGGTGATATAAACATTTTATTGTGTGGTGATCCTGGTACTTCGAAATCTCAATTACTCTCGTATGTTCATAAAATTGCACCCCGTGGTATCTATACAAGTGGTAAGGGTAGTAGTGCAGTTGGTTTGACGGCATATATCACCAAAGATCCCGATACTAAAGAGACCGTTTTAGAGAGTGGTGCATTGGTACTCTCTGATAAGGGTGTTTGTTgtattgatgaatttgataaaatgaaTGATCAAACTCGTTCAATTCTTCATGAAGTTATGGAACAGCAAACAGTATCAATTGCAAAGGCGGGCATTATCTGCACGTTGAATGCCAGAACCTCGATTCTTGCATCTGCAAATCCAAGTGGTTCACGTTATATGCCCAAATTATCAGTGGTGGAGAATATCCAATTGCCTCCAACCCTATTATCGAGATtcgatttaatttatttagtaTTGGATAAAGCCAATGAAAGAAGTGATCGTCAATTGGCTCGTCATTTAGTATCGATGTATTGGGATGAAACACCGGTTTCTCATTTCACAATCCCCAAGGAAACCCTCACAAACTATATTCAATACGCTAGAAAACATATTAATCCAAAGTTAACTGATGATTCTGCAAAATGTTTAGTTCAAGGTTATTTAGAGATGAGAAGTATGGGTAGTAGTAAAAAAACAATCTCTGCCACACCAAGACAATTGGAATCACTTATTCGTATCGCTGAAGCTCATGCTAGAATTCGTTTCTCTGAATTTGTTGAACCATTAGATGTTGAAGAAGCAATTCGTTTAATTAAAGTCGCACTTCAACAAGCTGCAATCGATCCTGAAAATGGTACAATCGATATGGATCTAATTACAACTGGTCGTTCTGCAAGTTCTCGTGAAGCTATCACTAGATTAAAATCTCACATCAAACAaaaaattggtaaaaaacatttaacaCTCGACCAActcttaaaattattaacaattcaaaatcaagtTCAAACTATACAAcaaattgaagaaattaaagaagcTTTAAGACAATTACaagatgaagaaattatTCAATCTTCTGGTGGTATTGATCCTACATATGGTGtagtttaa
- a CDS encoding hypothetical protein (Similar to Arabidopsis thaliana (Mouse-ear cress). hypothetical 59.5 kDa protein): MNNQVKPTLSNKAEIINKWLIDNGVRINNKLIKIVYLGKENNFEQTENTTATTTTSERINDSIVSGLGVISLKELKVDDIVAKIPKSIILSIHTSSISNILEKYKIENNIGTSIALIHEASLGEKSKWYGYISSLPRKVDVPILWDSESRKLLKGTAIEDVLNDDDILINQVYADVIESILSKNHPEIFGDKELYSIENFKIANSIISSRAFCVDSYHGDSLVPLADIFNHQTAREHVHIESNGDVCNKCGSIKTCKHRKVVTQHHTVNSTKGKRTHKVAGIPSSKKHIHKGNCCSTTTTKTNEEDKDTIIEEDDEHLYIKVVKGVEANKEVYNTYGDHDNAILLSKYGFLEMDNPCDRLSIDKQLVDKELELIGAENQITRMDLFNRISFYAEMFDIDSRNNHAIENDGRLDDALVCSVGIALAPQSIFQSWKSMSEHKREKYFEQLEAEDIVKQSQLVRNTLLSILNKLFSNYNNSNETTATTTIEQDQEKLSTLKNQREIIAQSLKICEKTLINKSINYYKNL, translated from the coding sequence atgaataaccAAGTAAAACcaactttatcaaataaagcagaaataataaataaatggttaattgataatggtgtaagaattaataataaattaattaaaatagtttatttaggaaaggaaaataattttgagcAAACTGAAAatacaacagcaacaactactacaagtGAAAGaataaatgattcaattgtaTCAGGATTAGGTGTTATTagtttaaaagaattaaaagttgatgatattgtagcaaaaattccaaaatcaattattttatcgATTCATACATcctcaatttcaaatatattagagaaatataaaattgaaaataatataggTACATCGATTGCATTAATACATGAAGCATCATTAggtgaaaaatcaaaatggtATGGATATATTTCATCATTACCACGTAAAGTTGATGTACCAATTCTATGGGATTCAGAATCAAGAAAGCTTTTAAAAGGTACAGCAATAGAAGAtgttttaaatgatgatgatattttaattaatcaagTTTACGCAGAtgtaattgaatcaattctCTCAAAAAATCATCCAGAAATATTTGGAGATAAAGAACTATATAGTAttgaaaactttaaaattgcaaattcaatcatttcaTCAAGAGCATTTTGTGTTGATTCTTATCATGGTGACTCATTAGTACCATTGGCAGATATATTCAATCATCAAACTGCAAGAGAACATGTTCATATTGAATCAAATGGTGATGTCTGTAATAAATGTGGTTCAATTAAAACCTGTAAACATAGAAAAGTTGTAACTCAACATCATACTGTTAATTCAACAAAAGGTAAAAGAACTCATAAAGTTGCTGGTATACCATCATCTAAAAAACATATTCATAAAGGTAATTGTtgttcaacaacaaccacaaaaaCTAATGAAGAAGATAAAGATACAATtattgaagaagatgatgaacatttatatattaaagtTGTTAAAGGTGTTGAAGCAAATAAAGAAGTTTATAATACATATGGTGATCATGATAATGCAATTCTTTTAAGTAAATATGGATTTTTAGAGATGGATAATCCATGTGAtagattatcaattgataaacaaTTAGTTGATAAAGAATTAGAATTGATTGGAGCAGAGAATCAAATAACTAGAATGGATTTATTTAATCGTATTAGTTTTTATGCTGAAATGTTTGATATTGATTCCAGAAATAATCAtgcaattgaaaatgatggtAGATTAGATGATGCATTAGTTTGTTCAGTTGGTATTGCATTAGCACCACAATCAATTTTCCAAAGTTGGAAATCAATGTCTGAACATAAAAGAGAGAAATACTTTGAACAATTAGAAGCTGAAGATATCGTCAAACAAAGTCAATTAGTACGTAAtactttattatcaattttaaataaattattttcaaattataataattcaaatgaaacaacagcaacaacaacaattgaaCAAGATCAAGAAAAATTatcaactttaaaaaatcaaagagaaattattgctcaatctttaaaaatttgtgaaaaaactttaattaataaatcaattaattattataaaaatttataa